CTGTTGAGATAGAATGCAGGATCGTCAAGATCCGCCTTTGTGAGAAGCGCCCCCGCGACTCTCTCCATCACAACGGCATGCCTGCTTCTGGCAACTGGTTTGGGGACAGCCACAGATGGGTAAAGCCTTCTCATAACCTCAAACTCAGTTCTGGCCGCAAGAGCTGAAGCATATATCCATGCAACCTTCGGCCTGTCCCTGAGATAGTCCCTGACCCTCCTCACCCTGGAGAAGCTGGTCCTCCCCTCCCTGTGGAACTTTATAACCAGCGGGATGTCATTCAGGGCCTCATGGACGACAGACTCCTTGCCGACGCCCAGCCTGTCGCCAAGCGATGCCACGAAGCCTCTCCTGACGAGATCGTGAAGGGCGAGAAGATCGTATGCTGCAAACTCGATCTGGTACCCCTCGTACGGCACACTCGTGTAGGAGACGAGCTTTCTGCCTGAAAGCAGCCTGAGATAGTACTCAGCCTTCGAGGCCGGTATGCCGGAGATGGCTGAGATCTCCTCGAGGGGCACCCACTCCCTCCGGCGCATTCCGGCCTCGATAGCTTTCAGTATGCATACATCCTCGTATCTGAGGCTGAGGAACCGCTCTGCCAGCTGTATCACGCTGATGATCTCGTCCTCTCAGGCTAAATCCCTTTGCCTGTGTAGGAGAGCCATCTGCTCTCAAGATCCTCAGAGTTCATCGTCTCTATAACATAATCCGCAAACTCCCTGCCTGTGGCTCCTCCCGGCCTGCCGGTCATCACCAGCTTCCTCTCGAACTGGCCGCAGATATCCAGGGCCATCTCGAGCCTCCTCGCCCTGTCAACCATCCCGACGTGACGGAGCATCATCGTCGAGGCGCGCATGATGCTCGATGGATCCGCGTACTGCGCCCTTCCCTCCTGGACCATCCTCGGGGCTGAGCCGTGTATCGCCTCGAACATGGCGTATCTTTTGCCTATGTTCGCGCTTCCCGCTGTCCCAACGCCTCCCTGGAACTCCGCAGCCTCATCAGTGAGTATATCCCCGTAGAGGTTGGGAAGAACTATGACCCTGAAGTCCCGCCTCCTCTTTGTGTCCACGAGCTTCGCCGCCATTATGTCGACGAACCAGTCATCAAAGGTTATCTCAGGGTACTCTTTAGCGATGGATCTCGCGATCTCGAGGAACTTCCCGTCTGTTGTTTTCACGACATTTGCCTTTGTCACCACAGATACCCTGTTGATATTGTTCCTCCTGGCATAATCGAAGGCAAGCCGTATTATCCGCTCCGAGCCCTGTGTGGTTATTACCTTGAAATCGACCGCGAGATCTTCGGTGACGTTGAGACCCTTGCTTCCGAGGACGTACTCGCCCTCCGTGTTCTCCCTGAAGAAGACCCAGTCTATTCCCTCGGATGGTATTGAGACGGGTCTCACGTTCGCGAAAAGGTCTAGCTCGCGGCGCATCGCCACGTTTGCGCTCTCCAGGTTTGGCCACGGATCCCCCTTCTTCGGCGTTGTGAGCGGGCCCTTCAGTATCACATGGCACCTCTTCAGGGCCTCAAGAGCATCATCAGGCAGCGCCTTCATCGCCCTTGCCCTCTCCTCTATGCTGAGCCCCTCGATCTTCCGGAACTCAACATCCCCGCGCTCTATCTCATCCCTCAGGAGGCTCTGGAGGACCCTTATGGCCTCGCCTGTTATGTAAGGTCCGATTCCATCACCATCGACGTATCCTATGATCAGTGGCTTCAGATTGCTGTAGTCTATCCACCCGCCGGCAGCCTTCATCTGCTCAACCCTGGCAAGCTGCTCCTCCAGAAGCCTGCCGAAATGCTCCTTCGCCCTCTCTATAGCCTCTTTATGGTTCATATCAAACCACTACCATGTGATATCAGATCAAGCTTTTTGTCTTTGGTGACTTCCTACTCGAAGGACGGAGTTTCCGCTGCTCTCTCCATCTCAGAGGATCCTTTGAATCCCGGGCAGATCCTGGAATCAGCTTAATTTAATAATTTCATATCTATCCTTGTTTGGGTTGACCAGGAGCTCCTCTGCGATCCTCCTGGCCACAGACTCCGGATCATCTCCGTCTATGTAGAGCTTCCAGATGTTGGCCCGCTGCACAGATCGGATCATCTTCAGACCCAGTCTCTTCACCAGACGATCTTTTATGGAGATTGCCTCGCCGTCCTCAATCCAGAGGCTCACCTTTACAGGAACACAGCCGTTGCTCAGCTCGAGGGAGCCCACTGAGACCGCAAAACTCTCCTTGTTCTCGTTGACAAGCTCTCGGGTGAGCTGTTTTATAAGAGAGTCAGGATCGCTCACATCATCAGACTCTATGCTCAGGAGCCTTTCGCGCCTGACATCCCTTATGATGCCCTGGTAGCCCATGCGCCTCAGCAGAGTGTTCTTCACAGTGGCTGCCTCTGCGTCGGGTATCTTGAGCCATACTCTCAGATTGATGATCATAATCGCCTCTCCTCTATGTATCTCCTCATCGATTCGAAGACAATCCTTCCAGGGCCATATCCCTGAACCCTGGGGTGCTTCCACGGGAGCTGCCATGCGAAAAACGCCCTCTCCGGATGTGGCATCATCCCCAGGACGTTGCCCTCAGGGTTGCATATGCCGGCGATGTTCTCAGTGGATCCGTTCACATTCACTGGAAACTCGCTGATTATATCTCCTCGCTCGCTGCAGTACCTGAAAACGATCTGGTCATCCTCGATGAGCCTCTCGATGACCTTTTTATCGGATGAGACAAGGTTCCCCTCAGCGTGGGCGATCGGTATGCTCAGGATCTCCCCTCTCCTCAGGATGTATGAGCCGCTGCATCTCCTCTCCTCAGCATCGTGCCTGAGCATCGTCCAGGCGCAGTAGTAGCCGCGACGCACGATCTCTCCCCCTCTGATCATGACGTTCTGCGCAAGCGCCAGCCTCACCCCATCCCCGAATGGAAGTATTCCTGACTCCACGAGTATCTGAAAGCCGTTGCATATCCCTATGATCGGCTTTCCATCTGCAGCCTCCTCCCTCAGCGTGGCCATGACAGGCTCCTTCGATGCTATAACACCAGCGCGCACCCTGTCCTGGTATGAGAAGCCTCCTGGTATCACATACCCATCGAACTCGCAGAGCTCCTGCTCAGGCCGGTTCCATCTGAAGATCTCCCCCTCCATGCCGCACTCCTTTACAGCCACCAGCGTCTCATGCTCGCAGTTCGTGCCCGGAAACTGTATCACAGCGACCCTCATCTCATCGCCTCCCTCAGGCCAGAGCTCCAGGCCTCTCTTGCATCCTCGGGATCGAGCCTCACAAGAATCTTCCCATCCCTCTCGATCTCGATGCCGCCGGTCGATACTCTGCCGATCCTCAACGGATTGAGATTGTAGCTCCTGGCGATGTTCACGAACTCCTGCTCTGCTCCATCCACAACCTCCACTATGAATCCTGAGGACTCTGAGAAGAGGAGCCTGTCAGGTCGCATATCGCCAAGCCCGGATATGTCGATGGAGATGCCATGATCGGAGAGCATGCACATCTCAGCCGCTGTTATCGCCATCCCGCCGTTTGATATGTCGTGGGCTGCCCGCAGAATCTCTCGATCCACAGCATCTATGACTGTGTAGATCATGGATCTCTCCAGCGGGAACCTGACAACAGGCACGTTCGCCCCTGTGATGCCCCAGATGACACGGTAGTATTCCGAGCCCCCGAGCTCATCAAACCTGGGCCCGAGGAGGTACACCTCATCACCACTTTCCTTCAATGACATGGTGATGGCCTTGCTGATGTCTTTCATTATACCAACACATGCGATGACAGGCGATGGGTCCACAGCCCCCTCAGGGGACTCGTTGTAGAAGCTCACGTTTCCGGAGACGATGGGGACAGGCTGGTCTGGATAACCCTTGAGCCAGAGGTTCCTGGCAGCATCAGCGAGACCGCGAACCGATTCCCTGAACTCCCAGAAGGCCTCGGGCTTCTCAGGGTTGCCGAAGTTCAGGCAGTCTGTGAGCGTCGATGGGGTCGCGCCTATGGCGGCGACGTTCCTCATCGCCTCAGCCACTGCCGTAGCCCCTCCCCAGTAGGGGCTGATCCTCCCGTAAAACGGGTTTGAATCCACCGACAGCGCGATCCCGAAGTCCCTTCCCCTGACCGGAGCGAGGAGGCCTGCATCAGCCTCTCCAGGTCGGATCACTGTGTTCCCCTGGACCTCTGTATCGTAGTACCTGTAGATGTGCTCCCTGGAGGCGATGTTTGGGGAGGAGAGTAGATCGAGCATCACCCTGTTGAGATCCTCGGGCATACTCACATCTGGCTCTAGGAGGTTTCTGATCCTGGGGCGCCACGCCCTCTCGTATCTTATCCCGCCGGTCAGATGCTTTATGGGGACGTTCACAACCTCATCGCCTCTGTGACGGACTATGTATCTGTCGTGTGTTGTCATCCTGCCTATCACGCTAGCCCTTGCGCCCTCGTAGACGTTCGGCAGATCCCAGTCCTCGTTGTATATCCTGAGAATCCTCTCGCGGAGCTCTCCCGGAGCAATAATCAGAAACCTCTCCTGGGTCTCGGCTATGCACAGAACCTCAGGCGGAAACTCGCCCGCTACGTGGAGCATGTCGAGATCGATCTCCATGCCATATCCCCCGGCTGCCCCCATCTCAGAGGTTGCACATGTGAGCCCTCCACCACCCAGATCCTTGAACCCTATCTCGACGCCCTCCTCGCGCACGAGCCTGAAGAGATCCTCGTTGGCCTTGAAGAGAACGTTCTTGAGGAACGGATCCGGGATCTGGACCGCGCCGCGGTTCGCCTCCTCCTCTTCCTCCCTGAGCGTGTCGGATGCGAAGATCACGCCACCGAAACCTGAGGAGTCGGTTGGTTTTCCAACGAGTATGACATCGTATCCCTTCTCGCCAGAGCCTGGAGGCGCGCGCGACCTTATGATCTCATCTCTTCTCACCACACCGATCGCAACCACGTTGACAAGGCAGTTGTAGTCAAAGCATCTGCTGAAAACCACATCCCCGGCGATGACAGGCACACCCAGGGCATTGCCATACTGCCAGATCCCATCGACCACACCCTCCGCAACCCAGCGCACCCTGCTTGACTCCCGTCCATACGGATCTCCAAAGCGGAGGGGATCTGCGGTCGCGACGACCCTTGCGCCCATGCAGTTCACATCGCGCACGATCCCGCCAATCCCGGTTGCAGCCCCCTCGTTCGGGAGTATCTGGCTCGGGTGGTTGTGGCTCTCGTGGGAGATGACCACACACCATTCATCGTCTATGCTCACAATACCGGAGTCCTCAACAGGGCCGAGAACAACATTAGGACCATCTGTTGGCAGGAACTCCCTGAGCACCGCCCTGCTGCTCTTGTATGAGCAGTGCTCGGACCACATGGCATCGTAGCAGAAAAGCTCGGCGCGCGTCGGATCCCTTCCCAGG
This Methanothrix sp. DNA region includes the following protein-coding sequences:
- the purL gene encoding phosphoribosylformylglycinamidine synthase subunit PurL, which codes for MKVIGLADSELESSLRKAGIGMSVSEARSIAAILGRDPTRAELFCYDAMWSEHCSYKSSRAVLREFLPTDGPNVVLGPVEDSGIVSIDDEWCVVISHESHNHPSQILPNEGAATGIGGIVRDVNCMGARVVATADPLRFGDPYGRESSRVRWVAEGVVDGIWQYGNALGVPVIAGDVVFSRCFDYNCLVNVVAIGVVRRDEIIRSRAPPGSGEKGYDVILVGKPTDSSGFGGVIFASDTLREEEEEANRGAVQIPDPFLKNVLFKANEDLFRLVREEGVEIGFKDLGGGGLTCATSEMGAAGGYGMEIDLDMLHVAGEFPPEVLCIAETQERFLIIAPGELRERILRIYNEDWDLPNVYEGARASVIGRMTTHDRYIVRHRGDEVVNVPIKHLTGGIRYERAWRPRIRNLLEPDVSMPEDLNRVMLDLLSSPNIASREHIYRYYDTEVQGNTVIRPGEADAGLLAPVRGRDFGIALSVDSNPFYGRISPYWGGATAVAEAMRNVAAIGATPSTLTDCLNFGNPEKPEAFWEFRESVRGLADAARNLWLKGYPDQPVPIVSGNVSFYNESPEGAVDPSPVIACVGIMKDISKAITMSLKESGDEVYLLGPRFDELGGSEYYRVIWGITGANVPVVRFPLERSMIYTVIDAVDREILRAAHDISNGGMAITAAEMCMLSDHGISIDISGLGDMRPDRLLFSESSGFIVEVVDGAEQEFVNIARSYNLNPLRIGRVSTGGIEIERDGKILVRLDPEDAREAWSSGLREAMR
- the purQ gene encoding phosphoribosylformylglycinamidine synthase I; this translates as MRVAVIQFPGTNCEHETLVAVKECGMEGEIFRWNRPEQELCEFDGYVIPGGFSYQDRVRAGVIASKEPVMATLREEAADGKPIIGICNGFQILVESGILPFGDGVRLALAQNVMIRGGEIVRRGYYCAWTMLRHDAEERRCSGSYILRRGEILSIPIAHAEGNLVSSDKKVIERLIEDDQIVFRYCSERGDIISEFPVNVNGSTENIAGICNPEGNVLGMMPHPERAFFAWQLPWKHPRVQGYGPGRIVFESMRRYIEERRL
- a CDS encoding phosphoribosylformylglycinamidine synthase subunit PurS: MIINLRVWLKIPDAEAATVKNTLLRRMGYQGIIRDVRRERLLSIESDDVSDPDSLIKQLTRELVNENKESFAVSVGSLELSNGCVPVKVSLWIEDGEAISIKDRLVKRLGLKMIRSVQRANIWKLYIDGDDPESVARRIAEELLVNPNKDRYEIIKLS
- a CDS encoding isocitrate/isopropylmalate family dehydrogenase → MNHKEAIERAKEHFGRLLEEQLARVEQMKAAGGWIDYSNLKPLIIGYVDGDGIGPYITGEAIRVLQSLLRDEIERGDVEFRKIEGLSIEERARAMKALPDDALEALKRCHVILKGPLTTPKKGDPWPNLESANVAMRRELDLFANVRPVSIPSEGIDWVFFRENTEGEYVLGSKGLNVTEDLAVDFKVITTQGSERIIRLAFDYARRNNINRVSVVTKANVVKTTDGKFLEIARSIAKEYPEITFDDWFVDIMAAKLVDTKRRRDFRVIVLPNLYGDILTDEAAEFQGGVGTAGSANIGKRYAMFEAIHGSAPRMVQEGRAQYADPSSIMRASTMMLRHVGMVDRARRLEMALDICGQFERKLVMTGRPGGATGREFADYVIETMNSEDLESRWLSYTGKGI
- a CDS encoding RIO1 family regulatory kinase/ATPase, producing MIQLAERFLSLRYEDVCILKAIEAGMRRREWVPLEEISAISGIPASKAEYYLRLLSGRKLVSYTSVPYEGYQIEFAAYDLLALHDLVRRGFVASLGDRLGVGKESVVHEALNDIPLVIKFHREGRTSFSRVRRVRDYLRDRPKVAWIYASALAARTEFEVMRRLYPSVAVPKPVARSRHAVVMERVAGALLTKADLDDPAFYLNRILEEIRKAYRLGVIHADLSEYNVIVGDDITIIDWPQAVGRDHESAEELLWRDVSNILKYFKRRYKIDLELEEVIRKIKVDDG